In a single window of the Zea mays cultivar B73 chromosome 5, Zm-B73-REFERENCE-NAM-5.0, whole genome shotgun sequence genome:
- the LOC103628432 gene encoding 1-aminocyclopropane-1-carboxylate oxidase 1, producing the protein MPSPRNARPRKPSRNARAPARVPHPRASPSPPIIPRLDCILRHPSPPHRGRSPFLAPPPSRLRHPCRPRPPANLAAVKVESPRPSPSRVDPSPRLHPNDIHLHLIATSMACRAWPRLRPAHLAVVKMESPRHPCRPRPPPNLTAVEVESPRPSPSRADPISRTPPSRLDCHAAASISTPRSRRCRYRRTGRRTRLGPPMGGATGRRTRPGVGKCFVGLMEKNFYSSENAKILGCEKVPSNVDWECSFMYRHQPESNSHDIPELLRAMVSEYAEEVIKLAEQLAAAMSENLGLDKGYIEKEFSKPFVGVKVAKYPRCSHPELVMGLREHTDAGGIILLFQDELIPGLEFLKDGRWMAVPPTQGNRILVNLGDQIEVITNGTYKSICHRVLPNKNGSRLSIATFYNPGADAIICPASKLTYPSQYRFQDYLDFYSTTKFTDKVFRFQTTKAILK; encoded by the exons ATGCCCTCACCCCGCAACGCGCGCCCGCGCAAGCCATCCCGCAACGCCCGCGCCCCCGCCCGCGTTCCTCACCCGCGCGCGTCGCCCTCGCCGCCGATTATTCCTCGCCTCGATTGCATCCTGCGGCATCCATCTCCACCTCACCGCGGCAGATCCCCATTTCTCGCGCCCCCTCCCTCGCGCCTGCGACATCCATGCCGCCCTCGCCCTCCCGCTAATCTCGCCGCGGTGAAGGTGGAATCTCCGCGGCCCTCGCCCTCCCGTGTAGATCCCTCTCCTCGATTGCATCCCAACGACATCCATCTCCACCTCATCGCGACATCCATGGCATGCCGTGCGTGGCCCCGTCTACGTCCTGCGCATCTCGCCGTGGTGAAGATGGAATCGCCGCGGCATCCATGCCGCCCTCGCCCTCCCCCTAATCTCACCGCGGTGGAGGTGGAATCGCCGCGGCCCTCGCCCTCCCGCGCAGATCCCATCTCCCGCACCCCTCCCTCGCGCCTCGATTGCCACGCCGCGGCTTCCATCTCCACCCCCAGATCACGCCGCTGCCGCTACCGTCGCACAGGCCGCCGGACCCGCTTGGGGCCGCCGATGGGTGGGGCGACAGGACGACGCACGCGCCCAGGTGTG GGGAAGTGCTTTGTTGGGCTCATGGAGAAGAACTTCTATAGCTCGGAGAATGCAAAGATCCTAGGTTGTGAGAAAGTTCCATCAAATGTTGACTGGGAGTGCAGTTTCATGTACCGTCATCAGCCAGAATCAAACAGCCATGATATTCCTGAGCTGCTTCG TGCAATGGTATCTGAATATGCAGAAGAGGTTATCAAACTGGCTGAACAGCTCGCAGCAGCCATGAGTGAAAACCTTGGGCTAGACAAGGGCTACATCGAGAAGGAGTTTTCTAAACCTTTCGTAGGCGTCAAGGTGGCAAAGTACCCCAGGTGCAGCCATCCAGAGCTTGTAATGGGTCTCAGGGAGCACACTGACGCTGGGGGGATCATACTTCTATTTCAAGATGAACTGATCCCAGGTCTGGAGTTTCTGAAAGACGGTAGGTGGATGGCAGTACCTCCAACACAAGGCAACAGGATCCTTGTAAACCTTGGAGATCAGATTGAAGTGATAACCAATGGAACCTACAAGAGCATATGCCACCGGGTCCTTCCCAACAAGAACGGGAGCCGCCTATCCATCGCAACATTCTATAACCCTGGTGCCGACGCCATAATCTGCCCAGCTTCAAAGCTCACATATCCTAGCCAATATCGTTTCCAAGACTACCTTGATTTCTATTCTACTACCAAGTTTACCGATAAGGTATTTAGGTTCCAGACTACAAAGGCAATATTGAAGTGA
- the LOC100217154 gene encoding mediator of RNA polymerase II transcription subunit 18, translating to MECVVQGIIENQHVDALEVLLQGLSGVPKERFRVHELCLKSGPNLGVVPSEVRLLCDLAQPTPSWTIRHVGGAMRGAGAEQISVLVRTVVESKASKNVLHYFYTLGYKLDHELLKSGFAFRFHRGAQITVTVTSANKMSRLHATDEATPVTPAIQLVEITAPAAADNYNDVVSAVTAFCEYLAPLLHLSKPGHSTGIVPTAAAAAASLMSSGGGKTL from the exons ATGGAGTGCGTGGTGCAGGGAATCATCGAGAACCAG CATGTCGATGCTCTTGAGGTTCTACTCCAGGGACTCTCTGGTGTCCCGAAAGAGCGTTTTAGGGTGCATGAGCTCTGCCTTAAAAGTGGGCCCAATCTAG GTGTTGTCCCATCGGAGGTTCGTTTGTTGTGTGACTTAGCTCAGCCCACACCATCCTG GACCATAAGACATGTTGGTGGTGCCATGAGAGGTGCTGGTGCGGAGCAAATCTCAGTTCTGGTTCGTACAGTTGTGGAGAGCAAAGCTAGCAAGAACGTCTTGCACTACTTCTACACCCTAGGGTACAAGCTAGACCATGAACTCTTGAAGAGCGGTTTTGCATTTCGTTTCCACCGAGGTGCCCAAATCACTGTCACTGTTACATCTGCTAACAAGATGTCAAGGCTCCATGCAACCGATGAAGCTACGCCAGTCACTCCTGCCATACAGCTAGTGGAAATCACAGCTCCTGCTGCTGCTGATAATTACAATGATGTTGTTTCAGCTGTCACTGCGTTCTGTGAATATCTTGCCCC GCTGCTGCATCTGTCAAAACCAGGACACTCGACAGGAATCGTTCCAACAGCAGCCGCTGCTGCTGCCTCACTCATGTCAAGTGGCGGTGGCAAAACCTTGTAA